A genome region from Deltaproteobacteria bacterium includes the following:
- the mnmA gene encoding tRNA 2-thiouridine(34) synthase MnmA: MSARVLVAMSGGVDSSVAAALLVEQGHEVIGVTMRLAGSGSRCCSLDDVEDARRVARRLGIRFYVADYADDFRREVMESFADAYLAGRTPIPCVACNGRFKFHRLVARARALGADAVATGHYARTERDPATGAVALLRGADPAKDQSYFLFDLGPAQLAHARFPVGVLDKAEVRARARALGLATADKPESMEICFVPDGDYAAVVEALRPGAAPGPGEVVDEAGRTLGRHPGVHRFTVGQRRGLDVALGRRVYVKALDAARNRVVVAPREGLGAGGARLSGTRWVAGAPPPAPVRAQVRVRHRHAGAGACVEPAPEGAATVRFDAPVEAVTPGQAAVFYDGERVLGGGWIEEALA; the protein is encoded by the coding sequence GTGAGCGCGCGCGTGCTCGTCGCGATGTCGGGTGGGGTCGATTCGTCGGTGGCGGCGGCGCTGCTCGTCGAGCAGGGCCACGAGGTGATCGGCGTGACGATGCGGCTCGCGGGCAGCGGCTCGCGCTGCTGCTCGCTCGACGACGTCGAGGACGCGCGCCGCGTCGCCCGGCGGCTCGGCATCCGCTTCTACGTCGCCGACTACGCCGACGACTTCCGCCGCGAAGTGATGGAGAGCTTCGCCGACGCCTACCTCGCGGGCCGGACGCCGATCCCCTGCGTCGCGTGCAACGGGCGCTTCAAGTTCCACCGGCTCGTCGCGCGTGCCCGCGCGCTCGGGGCTGACGCGGTGGCGACCGGCCACTACGCGCGCACCGAGCGCGATCCCGCCACCGGCGCGGTCGCGCTCCTGCGCGGCGCCGACCCGGCGAAGGACCAGTCCTACTTCCTCTTCGACCTCGGGCCCGCGCAGCTCGCGCACGCGCGCTTCCCCGTGGGCGTCCTCGACAAGGCCGAGGTGCGAGCCCGCGCCCGCGCGCTCGGGCTCGCCACCGCCGACAAGCCCGAGAGCATGGAGATCTGCTTCGTCCCGGACGGCGACTACGCCGCCGTCGTCGAGGCGCTGCGGCCGGGCGCGGCGCCGGGGCCGGGCGAGGTCGTCGACGAGGCGGGAAGGACCCTCGGCCGGCACCCCGGGGTCCACCGCTTCACGGTCGGCCAGCGCCGCGGGCTCGACGTGGCGCTCGGCCGGCGCGTCTACGTGAAGGCGCTCGACGCCGCGCGCAACCGCGTGGTGGTGGCGCCGCGCGAGGGGCTCGGGGCGGGGGGCGCGCGCCTCTCCGGCACGCGCTGGGTGGCCGGGGCGCCGCCGCCCGCGCCGGTGCGCGCGCAGGTGCGGGTGCGGCACCGCCACGCGGGTGCCGGGGCCTGCGTCGAGCCCGCGCCGGAAGGCGCGGCCACGGTCCGCTTCGACGCGCCCGTCGAGGCCGTGACCCCCGGGCAGGCCGCGGTCTTCTACGACGGCGAGCGCGTGCTCGGCGGCGGCTGGATCGAGGAGGCGCTCGCGTGA
- a CDS encoding YihY family inner membrane protein, whose translation MIAALEARRLRIQRYLDHELWQRSEGARLLVRLGRQALQVCVIVAQGLARNHTMLRASALTYFTMLSLIPLLALAIGLVEVFGAGDSLITLVARQIGAVSPEAGERILELVRRVDFRSLGAVGGATLFLTTVLALSNVEKALNYIWGVARQRPLIRRFPDYLAVLVVSPLLLTVALSLGASLRSDAFVTRLLEMPLLERLFRMGLHQAPTVLFWAAFTFLYWFLPNTTVRPLPALAGGAVAALGFSALQAGYVAFQVGVARANALFGSFAALPVLLVWIYFSWVVVLLGAELAFALQNLATFRQARVGEEPRPAEREAVGLALATRMARAFRAGAGGLTAEELANDLDVPVRTVRSILDDFERAGVVAPRGDDKLDGFQLGRAAESIRVAELLSALRGPADAALRRVASDPPLATLFHELEGELGRLLRERSLAELAAGDGAPPAG comes from the coding sequence ATGATCGCCGCCCTCGAGGCGCGCCGGCTTCGGATCCAGCGTTACCTCGACCACGAGCTGTGGCAGCGCAGCGAGGGGGCACGGCTGCTCGTGCGGCTCGGCCGCCAGGCGCTCCAGGTCTGCGTGATCGTGGCGCAGGGGCTCGCGCGCAACCACACCATGCTCCGGGCCAGCGCGCTCACCTACTTCACGATGCTCTCGCTGATCCCGCTGCTCGCGCTCGCGATCGGCCTCGTCGAGGTCTTCGGGGCCGGCGATTCGCTGATCACCCTGGTGGCGCGCCAGATCGGGGCGGTGAGCCCCGAGGCGGGCGAGCGGATCCTCGAGCTCGTGCGAAGGGTGGACTTCCGCAGCCTCGGCGCGGTGGGCGGCGCCACGCTCTTCCTCACGACGGTGCTGGCGCTCTCGAACGTGGAGAAGGCGCTCAACTACATCTGGGGGGTGGCGCGCCAGCGGCCCCTGATCCGGCGCTTTCCGGACTACCTGGCGGTCCTGGTCGTGTCGCCGCTCCTGCTCACGGTGGCGCTCTCGCTCGGGGCGAGCCTGCGCAGCGACGCCTTCGTCACACGGCTGCTCGAGATGCCCCTGCTCGAGCGCCTCTTCAGGATGGGGCTGCACCAGGCGCCGACCGTGCTGTTCTGGGCCGCCTTCACCTTCCTCTACTGGTTCCTCCCCAACACGACGGTGCGCCCGCTCCCGGCCCTGGCCGGGGGGGCCGTGGCCGCCCTCGGCTTCTCGGCGCTGCAGGCCGGCTACGTGGCGTTCCAGGTCGGCGTCGCGCGCGCGAACGCGCTCTTCGGGAGCTTCGCGGCGCTGCCGGTGCTGCTGGTCTGGATCTACTTCTCGTGGGTGGTGGTGCTGCTCGGCGCCGAGCTCGCCTTCGCGCTCCAGAACCTCGCCACCTTCCGCCAGGCACGCGTGGGCGAGGAGCCGCGCCCCGCCGAGCGCGAGGCGGTCGGCCTCGCGCTGGCCACGCGCATGGCGAGGGCCTTCCGCGCCGGCGCGGGCGGGCTCACGGCGGAGGAGCTGGCGAACGACCTCGACGTTCCCGTGCGCACGGTGCGCTCGATCCTCGACGACTTCGAGCGGGCGGGCGTGGTCGCTCCGCGCGGTGACGACAAGCTCGACGGCTTCCAGCTCGGCCGTGCGGCCGAGAGCATCCGCGTCGCCGAGCTCTTGAGCGCGCTGCGCGGGCCCGCGGACGCCGCCCTGCGCCGGGTCGCCTCGGATCCGCCCCTCGCCACGCTCTTCCACGAGCTCGAAGGCGAGCTCGGCCGCCTGCTGCGCGAGCGCTCGCTGGCGGAGCTCGCCGCGGGCGATGGCGCGCCGCCCGCGGGCTGA
- a CDS encoding 3-hydroxyacyl-CoA dehydrogenase NAD-binding domain-containing protein, producing MTQKSLVIGVIGTGTMGCGIAQVAAQCGYQVLFQNRKQDSVDKGLSKIDKALSGLAAKGKLSTAQVEAIQEHIRGVVPLEELKACDIVLESAPEELELKRELFQKLDGILGEDAILASNTSSLSITKLASFTKRPGHVVGMHFFNPVPAMKLVEIVAGLNTADSTLSRVRTLAEDLGKVPVDVKDAPGFVVNRVLFPMINEAAFALQEGVSDAKGIDECMKLGCNHPMGPLALADLVGLDVVYAILDSLYTEYGEPRYRPCLEIKKRVEAGWLGRKTGRGFYQYGA from the coding sequence ATGACGCAGAAGTCGCTCGTGATCGGGGTGATCGGGACCGGCACCATGGGCTGCGGGATCGCGCAGGTGGCCGCCCAGTGCGGCTACCAGGTGCTGTTCCAGAACCGCAAGCAGGACTCGGTCGACAAGGGGCTCTCGAAGATCGACAAGGCGCTCTCGGGCCTGGCCGCGAAGGGCAAGCTCTCGACCGCGCAGGTGGAGGCCATCCAGGAGCACATCCGCGGGGTCGTGCCGCTCGAGGAGCTCAAGGCCTGCGACATCGTGCTCGAGTCGGCGCCCGAGGAGCTCGAGCTCAAGCGCGAGCTCTTCCAGAAGCTCGACGGGATCCTCGGCGAGGACGCGATCCTGGCCAGCAACACCTCGAGCCTCTCCATCACGAAGCTCGCGTCGTTCACGAAGCGGCCCGGGCACGTGGTGGGGATGCACTTCTTCAACCCCGTGCCGGCGATGAAGCTCGTCGAGATCGTGGCGGGCCTGAACACGGCCGACTCGACCCTCTCGCGCGTGCGCACGCTCGCCGAAGACCTCGGCAAGGTGCCGGTGGACGTGAAGGACGCGCCGGGCTTCGTCGTGAACCGGGTGCTCTTCCCGATGATCAACGAGGCCGCCTTCGCGCTCCAGGAGGGCGTCTCCGACGCCAAGGGCATCGACGAGTGCATGAAGCTCGGCTGCAACCACCCGATGGGGCCCCTGGCGCTGGCGGACCTGGTCGGCCTCGACGTCGTCTACGCGATCCTCGACAGCCTCTACACCGAGTACGGCGAGCCGCGCTACCGGCCCTGTCTCGAGATCAAGAAGCGGGTCGAGGCGGGCTGGCTCGGGCGCAAGACGGGCCGCGGGTTCTACCAGTACGGCGCGTAG
- the era gene encoding GTPase Era codes for MGARAGAHQARGRAGGGGAGAAAGAGGRILSTGPAHRAGVVALLGRPNAGKSTLLNRLLGEKLAIVTARPQTTRSRLLGILHRPDAQLLLVDTPGFLAGGRPLESAMRAVAEEAARDCDVALLLVEALRGWEPLHDGWLARLAARATPVLLVATQGDRPGAERVPWPPPGVEGAAGALRVSARTGAGIDALLEQLVPLLPEAPAFYPGEELTDRPLRFLAAEAVREAAFEALAQELPYRIAVEVTDFDESDPALVRIRATILVERASQKRIVIGAGGGQIKAIGIQARREIERLVGRQVHLALWVKPEPGWARKPKRLKSLGYC; via the coding sequence CTGGGGGCGCGCGCAGGGGCGCACCAAGCGCGCGGCCGAGCGGGCGGCGGCGGAGCAGGCGCTGCGGCGGGCGCTGGCGGACGCATCCTGAGCACCGGGCCGGCGCACCGCGCGGGTGTCGTGGCGCTGCTCGGGCGCCCGAACGCCGGGAAGTCGACGCTCCTCAACCGGCTGCTCGGCGAGAAGCTCGCGATCGTGACCGCGCGGCCCCAGACGACGCGCAGCCGGCTGCTCGGGATCCTGCACCGCCCCGACGCCCAGCTCCTCCTCGTCGACACGCCGGGCTTCCTGGCGGGCGGAAGGCCGCTCGAATCGGCGATGCGCGCCGTGGCCGAGGAGGCGGCGCGCGACTGCGACGTGGCGCTGCTCCTGGTCGAGGCCCTCCGCGGCTGGGAGCCGCTCCACGACGGGTGGCTGGCACGGCTCGCCGCTCGCGCCACGCCCGTCCTGCTCGTCGCGACGCAGGGCGACCGGCCGGGGGCCGAGCGAGTGCCCTGGCCGCCTCCGGGCGTCGAGGGTGCTGCCGGTGCGCTGCGCGTGTCCGCCAGGACCGGCGCGGGCATCGACGCCCTGCTCGAGCAGCTCGTCCCGCTCCTGCCCGAGGCCCCCGCCTTCTACCCCGGCGAGGAGCTGACCGACCGCCCGCTCCGCTTCCTGGCGGCCGAGGCGGTGCGCGAGGCGGCCTTCGAGGCGCTCGCGCAGGAGCTGCCCTACCGGATCGCCGTCGAGGTGACGGACTTCGACGAGTCGGACCCCGCGCTCGTCCGGATCCGGGCCACGATCCTGGTCGAGCGGGCCTCGCAGAAGCGGATCGTGATCGGGGCGGGCGGCGGGCAGATCAAGGCGATCGGCATCCAGGCGCGCCGGGAGATCGAGCGCCTGGTCGGGCGGCAGGTCCACCTGGCCCTGTGGGTGAAGCCCGAGCCGGGCTGGGCCCGGAAGCCGAAGCGGCTGAAATCACTCGGCTATTGCTGA
- the rnc gene encoding ribonuclease III gives MSGPRSPAECPPERAPGSGLAPPPAQAALEARLGHRFAEAALLETALQHPSYAHERDGTRGYERLEFLGDAVIGLAAARLLFEAHPSWEEGHLTRARAALVNTRALASYARALGIPEHVRLGRTERKAGVEKDSILANVLEAVVGAVYLDGGLEPVVALARRLFAGALAPDSDAFAADPKTRFQEWAHATLKTTPRYVGIGDSGIESDDERFAVEVRLEGEVWGRAQGRTKRAAERAAAEQALRRALADAS, from the coding sequence GTGAGCGGTCCGAGGAGCCCCGCGGAATGCCCGCCCGAACGGGCGCCGGGGAGCGGCCTCGCGCCGCCGCCGGCGCAGGCGGCGCTCGAGGCCCGGCTCGGACACCGCTTCGCGGAGGCGGCGCTGCTCGAGACCGCGCTCCAGCATCCCTCCTACGCCCACGAGCGCGACGGCACGCGCGGCTACGAGCGGCTCGAGTTCCTGGGCGACGCGGTGATCGGGCTCGCCGCCGCGCGGCTCCTCTTCGAAGCGCATCCGAGCTGGGAGGAGGGGCACCTGACGCGCGCCCGCGCGGCGCTCGTCAACACACGCGCGCTCGCCTCCTATGCGCGGGCGCTCGGGATCCCCGAGCACGTGCGCCTCGGTCGCACCGAGCGCAAGGCCGGCGTCGAGAAGGACTCGATCCTCGCGAACGTGCTCGAGGCGGTGGTCGGCGCCGTCTACCTGGACGGCGGGCTCGAGCCGGTCGTGGCCCTCGCGCGCCGCCTCTTCGCCGGGGCGCTGGCACCCGATTCCGACGCCTTCGCGGCCGATCCCAAGACGCGCTTCCAGGAGTGGGCGCACGCCACCCTGAAGACGACACCGCGCTACGTCGGGATCGGCGACAGCGGGATCGAGTCCGACGACGAGCGCTTCGCGGTCGAGGTGCGGCTCGAGGGCGAGGTCTGGGGGCGCGCGCAGGGGCGCACCAAGCGCGCGGCCGAGCGGGCGGCGGCGGAGCAGGCGCTGCGGCGGGCGCTGGCGGACGCATCCTGA
- a CDS encoding thiolase family protein: protein MSKTEVVICSAVRTPIGSFQGALSPLSAADLGGVVVDEAVKRAGAKRADVERVILGNVLPAGMGQAPARQAVIKAGLPVGVGAITINKVCGSGLQAMMFARREILVGDAEVLVAGGMESMTNAPYCLPKARSGYRMGNGEIVDTMIHDGLWDPYDNMHMGNCGDMVAAKYGFTRKDQDAFATASYQRAQAAQKEGRFKEEIVPVTVKDRKGETLVDEDEEPKRVQLDKMAGLRPAFSKEGTVTAANASTLNDGAAALLLTSAETARARGYQVLARIVADSTAAVEPKWFTIAPVHALAKLYERTKTKPLDWDLYEINEAFSGVTMAAMKDHAIPHERVNVHGGAVSLGHPIGCSGARVVVTLLHALRQQGKKTGIATLCIGGGEAVAMGVELV, encoded by the coding sequence ATGAGCAAGACCGAGGTCGTGATCTGCAGCGCCGTACGGACCCCGATCGGGTCGTTCCAGGGGGCGCTCTCGCCGCTCTCGGCCGCGGACCTGGGCGGTGTCGTCGTCGACGAGGCCGTGAAGCGCGCCGGTGCCAAGCGCGCCGACGTCGAGCGGGTGATCCTCGGCAACGTGCTCCCGGCCGGGATGGGCCAGGCGCCCGCGCGCCAGGCCGTGATCAAGGCGGGGCTCCCGGTGGGCGTCGGCGCGATCACGATCAACAAGGTCTGCGGCTCGGGCCTCCAGGCCATGATGTTCGCCCGCCGCGAGATCCTGGTCGGGGACGCGGAGGTGCTGGTCGCCGGCGGCATGGAGTCGATGACCAACGCGCCCTACTGCCTGCCCAAGGCGCGCAGCGGCTACCGGATGGGCAACGGCGAGATCGTCGACACGATGATCCACGACGGCCTCTGGGATCCCTACGACAACATGCACATGGGCAACTGCGGGGACATGGTCGCCGCCAAGTACGGCTTCACGCGCAAGGACCAGGATGCCTTCGCCACCGCGTCCTACCAGCGCGCCCAGGCCGCGCAGAAGGAGGGGCGCTTCAAGGAGGAGATCGTCCCCGTCACCGTGAAGGATCGCAAGGGCGAGACCCTCGTGGACGAGGACGAGGAGCCCAAGCGCGTGCAGCTCGACAAGATGGCGGGGCTGCGCCCGGCCTTCTCGAAAGAGGGCACCGTGACGGCCGCCAACGCCTCGACGCTGAACGACGGCGCCGCGGCGCTCCTGCTCACCTCGGCGGAGACGGCCAGGGCGCGCGGCTACCAGGTGCTGGCGCGGATCGTCGCCGATTCGACGGCGGCCGTGGAGCCCAAGTGGTTCACGATCGCGCCGGTCCACGCGCTGGCGAAGCTCTACGAGCGCACGAAGACGAAGCCGCTCGACTGGGACCTCTACGAGATCAACGAGGCCTTCTCCGGGGTCACGATGGCCGCGATGAAGGACCACGCGATCCCGCACGAGCGCGTGAACGTGCACGGCGGCGCGGTGTCGCTCGGCCACCCGATCGGCTGCTCGGGGGCGCGCGTCGTGGTGACGCTGCTCCACGCGCTGCGCCAGCAGGGCAAGAAGACGGGCATCGCAACCCTTTGCATCGGCGGCGGCGAGGCGGTCGCGATGGGCGTGGAGCTGGTCTAG
- a CDS encoding cysteine desulfurase family protein → MRIYLDHNATTPLRPEVAEAMARALRDLYGNPSSVHAEGARARAAVEKAREQVAALVGVRPSEVVFTSGASEANHLAIHGIARGPGARGRTLVASAVEHPSVAEPLVALAGEGFGMAQVPVDGEGRLELAALDAALEAKPALCSCIWAQNETGVVSPIEAVAERCRMRGVPFHADATQALGKLPVRLDRVPVDLLSASAHKLNGPKGVGFLVVRAGWELEPWLRGGGQERGRRGGTVNAPGIVGLGVAAALVAAELPERAAAAAALRDRLWDGIAAKVPRVRRNGAGAPLLPNTLNVELAGVPADLLVEALDGEGIAASAGAACASGALHASTALLAMGRTPAQARSALRLSLGLGNDAAQVERVLALLPDLVARVRAAGAGSRP, encoded by the coding sequence ATGCGCATCTACCTCGACCACAACGCCACGACGCCGCTGCGACCCGAGGTCGCCGAGGCGATGGCGCGCGCGCTGCGCGACCTCTACGGCAACCCGAGCAGCGTCCACGCCGAAGGGGCACGGGCGCGCGCCGCCGTCGAGAAGGCGCGCGAGCAGGTGGCGGCGCTCGTCGGTGTACGACCCTCCGAGGTGGTATTCACGAGTGGCGCCAGCGAGGCGAACCACCTCGCGATCCACGGGATTGCGCGCGGGCCGGGGGCGCGGGGCCGCACCCTGGTCGCGAGCGCCGTCGAGCACCCCTCGGTCGCCGAGCCCCTGGTGGCGCTCGCAGGGGAGGGGTTCGGCATGGCGCAGGTGCCCGTGGACGGGGAGGGCCGCCTCGAGCTCGCGGCCCTCGACGCGGCGCTCGAGGCGAAGCCGGCGCTCTGCTCCTGCATCTGGGCGCAGAACGAGACGGGCGTCGTGTCGCCGATCGAGGCCGTCGCGGAGCGGTGTCGGATGCGAGGCGTCCCGTTCCACGCCGACGCCACCCAGGCCCTGGGGAAGCTCCCCGTGCGCCTCGATCGGGTGCCGGTGGACCTGCTCTCGGCCTCGGCCCACAAGCTCAACGGCCCGAAGGGGGTGGGCTTCCTGGTCGTGCGCGCCGGCTGGGAGCTCGAGCCCTGGCTGCGCGGTGGAGGGCAGGAGCGCGGGCGCCGCGGGGGCACCGTGAACGCGCCGGGGATCGTCGGGCTCGGCGTCGCGGCGGCGCTCGTTGCCGCGGAGCTTCCGGAGCGGGCGGCTGCCGCCGCGGCCCTGCGCGACCGGCTCTGGGACGGGATCGCCGCCAAGGTGCCGCGCGTGCGTCGCAACGGCGCGGGCGCGCCTCTGCTCCCGAATACGCTGAACGTCGAGCTCGCGGGCGTCCCCGCCGATCTGCTGGTCGAGGCGCTCGACGGGGAGGGCATCGCCGCCTCCGCCGGCGCGGCGTGCGCCTCGGGCGCGCTGCACGCCTCGACGGCCCTGCTCGCGATGGGCCGCACCCCGGCGCAGGCGCGCAGCGCGCTGCGCCTGAGCCTGGGCCTCGGCAACGACGCGGCCCAGGTGGAGCGCGTCCTGGCGCTCCTCCCGGACCTCGTGGCGCGCGTGCGCGCGGCCGGCGCCGGATCCCGGCCGTGA
- a CDS encoding acyl-CoA carboxylase subunit beta produces the protein MKTGDDVRSRLERIRKGGEPKYHAKASEEGKLFCRERLALLLDPDSFVEDAAFANSLAGDLPADGVVTGSGRVAGRPVCVMANDSTVKAGSWGWRTVEKILRIQETAERLAVPLLYLVDSAGARITDQIQMFPGRRGAGRIFANQCRMSGYVPQLCLLFGPSAAGGAYIPAFCDVLFMVEGNASMYLGSPRMAEMVIGQQTTLEEMGGARMHCSVSGLGDWLAKDEREAIAAARACLAYLPLRAGDPAPRAEARPPAKDPAGIEAAIPRDENKPFDVREVIDRLVDADSWFELKRLWAGELLTGFARIDGRAVGVLANQSKVKGGVLFVDSADKAARFIGLCDAYGLPLLYLADVPGFMIGKQVERQGIIRAGAKMVQAVSEASVPRISVVLRKAYGAGLYAMSGPGFAPDVCLALPTAMIAVMGPEAAVNAVYYNKLQAMPEGERAAAVEKLRAEYREDIDVERLASELVIDAIVAPEALRDELVARLAGIAGRPRDPALPKRRAIVPM, from the coding sequence TTGAAGACCGGCGACGACGTGCGCAGCCGCCTCGAGCGGATCCGCAAGGGCGGAGAGCCGAAGTACCACGCCAAGGCGAGCGAGGAGGGCAAGCTCTTCTGCCGCGAGCGCCTCGCGCTCCTCCTCGACCCGGACTCCTTCGTCGAGGACGCCGCCTTCGCCAACAGCCTGGCCGGCGACCTGCCCGCCGACGGCGTCGTCACCGGCAGCGGGCGCGTCGCGGGCCGACCGGTGTGCGTGATGGCGAACGACTCGACGGTGAAGGCCGGCTCCTGGGGCTGGCGCACGGTCGAGAAGATCCTGCGCATCCAGGAGACGGCCGAGCGGCTGGCGGTGCCGCTGCTCTACCTCGTGGACTCGGCCGGCGCGCGCATCACCGACCAGATCCAGATGTTCCCGGGGCGCCGCGGCGCGGGGCGCATCTTTGCGAACCAGTGCCGGATGTCGGGCTACGTGCCGCAGCTCTGCCTGCTCTTCGGCCCCTCCGCGGCGGGCGGCGCCTACATCCCGGCCTTCTGCGACGTGCTCTTCATGGTCGAGGGCAACGCGAGCATGTACCTGGGCTCGCCGCGCATGGCCGAGATGGTGATCGGCCAGCAGACCACGCTCGAGGAGATGGGCGGGGCGCGCATGCACTGCAGCGTCTCGGGCCTCGGCGACTGGCTCGCGAAGGACGAGCGCGAGGCGATCGCGGCGGCCCGCGCCTGCCTCGCCTACCTGCCCCTGCGCGCCGGCGACCCGGCGCCGCGCGCCGAGGCGCGCCCGCCCGCGAAGGACCCGGCCGGCATCGAAGCCGCGATCCCGCGGGACGAGAACAAGCCCTTCGACGTGCGCGAGGTGATCGACCGCCTCGTCGACGCCGACTCCTGGTTCGAGCTGAAGCGGCTCTGGGCCGGCGAGCTCCTGACCGGCTTCGCGCGGATCGACGGCCGCGCGGTCGGCGTCCTCGCGAACCAGTCGAAGGTGAAGGGCGGCGTGCTCTTCGTGGACTCCGCCGACAAGGCGGCGCGCTTCATCGGCCTGTGCGACGCCTACGGACTCCCGCTCCTCTACCTGGCCGACGTGCCGGGCTTCATGATCGGCAAGCAGGTCGAGCGCCAGGGCATCATCCGGGCCGGCGCGAAGATGGTGCAGGCGGTGTCGGAGGCGAGCGTGCCGCGCATCTCCGTCGTGCTGCGCAAGGCCTACGGCGCCGGCCTCTATGCGATGTCGGGCCCGGGCTTCGCGCCCGACGTCTGCCTCGCGCTGCCCACCGCGATGATCGCCGTGATGGGCCCGGAGGCGGCCGTGAACGCCGTCTACTACAACAAGCTCCAGGCGATGCCCGAGGGCGAGCGCGCCGCGGCCGTCGAGAAGCTGCGCGCCGAGTACCGCGAGGACATCGACGTCGAGCGGCTCGCGAGCGAGCTCGTGATCGACGCGATCGTCGCGCCCGAGGCGCTGCGCGACGAGCTGGTGGCGCGCCTGGCCGGAATCGCCGGGCGCCCGCGCGACCCGGCGCTCCCGAAGCGGCGCGCGATCGTCCCGATGTAG
- a CDS encoding hydroxymethylglutaryl-CoA lyase, which translates to MRAPAGVVLYEVGPRDGLQNEPETVPTGAKAAWIARLVGAGLRRVEVTSFVSPKWIPQLADADALCAQLPRDTGAVFSALVPNEAGYERFRAARLPVAAFFVSASETHNRRNVNRGIAEHLERFRPVAERARAEGVRLRAYVSTVCGCPYEGDVAVAAVVALVEQLLALGADEISLGDTIGVGHPAQVRALVAAVAGAAPLERVALHLHDTWGRALANVQAGYEAGVRTFDASLGGLGGCPYAPGASGNVATEDVVDLFGRAGIATGVDLDALVDASAWLEQEVLRRPLPGRVFRARLGARQRAREEH; encoded by the coding sequence GTGCGTGCTCCGGCCGGCGTCGTCCTCTACGAGGTCGGCCCGCGCGACGGGCTCCAGAACGAGCCCGAGACGGTGCCGACCGGCGCCAAGGCCGCGTGGATCGCGCGGCTCGTGGGCGCGGGGCTGCGCCGCGTCGAGGTGACCTCCTTCGTCTCGCCGAAGTGGATCCCGCAGCTCGCCGACGCCGACGCCCTGTGCGCGCAGCTCCCGCGCGACACGGGCGCGGTGTTCAGCGCCCTCGTGCCGAACGAGGCCGGCTACGAGCGCTTCCGCGCGGCGCGGCTCCCGGTGGCGGCCTTCTTCGTGTCGGCGAGCGAGACCCACAACCGCAGGAACGTGAACCGCGGCATCGCCGAGCACCTCGAGCGCTTCCGGCCGGTGGCGGAGCGCGCGCGCGCGGAGGGCGTGCGGCTGCGCGCCTACGTCTCCACGGTCTGCGGCTGCCCCTACGAGGGGGACGTGGCGGTGGCGGCGGTGGTGGCGCTCGTCGAGCAGCTCCTGGCGCTCGGCGCGGACGAGATCTCGCTCGGCGACACGATCGGGGTGGGCCACCCCGCGCAGGTGCGCGCGCTGGTCGCCGCCGTGGCGGGCGCGGCGCCCCTCGAGCGGGTGGCGCTCCACCTGCACGACACCTGGGGGCGTGCCCTCGCCAACGTGCAGGCGGGCTACGAGGCGGGCGTGCGCACCTTCGACGCCTCGCTCGGGGGGCTCGGCGGCTGCCCCTACGCGCCGGGCGCGTCGGGCAACGTCGCGACCGAGGACGTCGTGGACCTCTTCGGGCGCGCCGGCATCGCAACCGGGGTGGACCTCGACGCGCTCGTGGACGCGAGCGCGTGGCTCGAGCAGGAGGTGCTGAGGCGGCCGCTTCCGGGCCGCGTGTTCCGCGCGAGGCTCGGGGCGAGGCAGCGCGCACGGGAGGAGCATTGA
- a CDS encoding helix-hairpin-helix domain-containing protein codes for MSAGAGGGAPRAAAVLALLALAYGVEPPGVAPDPCPQPRQRPGAGLASVACPASEASGAGPAPAGAAALLFGRRLDPNVASPRALEALPGIGPARAAAIARAARARAFCAPADLERVPGIGPVARARLADWIEIGAGACAP; via the coding sequence GTGAGCGCCGGCGCGGGAGGCGGGGCGCCGCGCGCGGCGGCGGTGCTGGCGCTGCTCGCGCTCGCGTACGGCGTCGAGCCGCCGGGCGTCGCTCCGGACCCGTGTCCGCAGCCGCGGCAGCGTCCGGGAGCGGGGCTCGCGAGCGTCGCGTGTCCGGCGAGCGAGGCAAGCGGCGCCGGGCCGGCGCCGGCCGGCGCCGCCGCGCTCCTCTTCGGCCGCCGGCTCGACCCGAACGTGGCGTCGCCGCGCGCGCTCGAGGCCCTGCCCGGGATCGGCCCGGCGCGCGCCGCTGCGATCGCGCGCGCGGCGCGTGCTCGTGCCTTCTGCGCGCCCGCGGACCTGGAACGGGTCCCCGGGATCGGCCCGGTGGCGCGGGCGCGGCTCGCGGACTGGATCGAGATCGGCGCCGGGGCCTGCGCGCCATGA